The Gymnogyps californianus isolate 813 chromosome 5, ASM1813914v2, whole genome shotgun sequence genome contains a region encoding:
- the LBHD2 gene encoding LBH domain-containing protein 2 has translation MTEVMNTREPVMEEFVLSQTPEEEGGPSSQAFPDSREKYPKLSKRLPSIVVEPTESGEVESGELRWPPDDLKSAEDKGLHGDQRVCVQQQQQQQQMDLEDTSAHAAQEVEDSTDTLESRTEEDE, from the exons ATGACAGAGGTGATGAACACACGGGAACCGGTGATGGAGGAATTCGTGCTCAGCCAGACtcctgaggaagaaggaggccCTTCAAGCCAG GCCTTCCCAGATTCACGTGAGAAGTACCCCAAGCTGTCGAAAAGACTGCCATCAATCGTGGTGGAGCCGACCGAGTCTGGGGAGGTGGAGAGCGGGGAGCTGCGCTGGCCTCCTGATGAcctgaaatcagcagaagaCAAGGGTCTTCATGGTGACCAAAGAGTCTgtgtccagcagcagcagcagcagcagcagatggatCTGGAAG ATACTTCAGCGCACGCAGCTCAAGAAGTGGAAGACAGTACAGATACTctggaaagcagaactgaagagGACGAGTAG